From a region of the Gossypium raimondii isolate GPD5lz chromosome 10, ASM2569854v1, whole genome shotgun sequence genome:
- the LOC105776154 gene encoding putative pentatricopeptide repeat-containing protein At1g12700, mitochondrial has translation MGKLIPSIFHSSFPRYFNTFATHIQALSENSMSVRGNPKISDRFHNVEDALASFKKMIDKYPLPSVLEFTKILSPIVRMKHYATVVSMCRQMEVLGVPHNVYSFNILINCFCQLGHTDFGFSVFGKMLKLGVEPDVVTFTTLINGLCKQRKISQAASLFDEMIGTGYQPNLIAYSTILNGLCKTGNTKRAVRFLSMMEERGFKPDIVAYSTVIDCLCKKGSLNEALDLFSEMMVKGIRPNIVTYTCLIHAMCNSGQQKQATRLLNEMVDNNISPNIFIYNRLIDAHFKEGMIFEVLDIVNTMRKQGIEPDVVTYSILVDAYCKKGMISKAEDIVDSMKKLGIEPDVVTYNMLVNAHCKEGMVPKLKILLTR, from the coding sequence ATGGGTAAGCTTATTCCTTCTATTTTCCACTCTTCCTTTCCTCGATATTTTAACACCTTTGCTACCCACATTCAAGCTTTAAGTGAGAATTCCATGTCTGTAAGGGGAAACCCAAAAATTTCTGATCGCTTCCATAATGTTGAGGATGCTTTGGCTTCCTTTAAAAAGATGATTGACAAGTACCCACTGCCTTCAGTTCTGGAATTCACCAAAATATTATCACCCATTGTTAGAATGAAACATTATGCTACTGTTGTTTCTATGTGTAGGCAGATGGAAGTATTAGGAGTTCCCCATAATGTTTATTCTTTCAACATCTTGATTAATTGCTTTTGTCAATTAGGTCATACTGAtttcgggttttctgttttcGGGAAAATGCTCAAGTTAGGTGTTGAGCCTGATGTTGTAACCTTTACCACTTTGATTAATGGACTTTGTAAGCAACGTAAGATTTCTCAGGCTGCAagtttgtttgatgaaatgattGGAACAGGGTATCAACCTAATTTAATTGCTTACAGTACAATACTTAACGGGTTGTGTAAGACTGGGAACACCAAAAGAGCTGTTAGGTTTTTATCGATGATGGAAGAAAGAGGTTTCAAACCCGATATTGTAGCATATAGCACTGTCATCGACTGTCTTTGTAAGAAGGGCTCGCTAAATGAGGCTTTGGATCTCTTCTCCGAAATGATGGTTAAGGGCATTAGACCAAATATTGTTACTTATACTTGCTTAATTCATGCTATGTGTAATTCGGGTCAGCAGAAGCAGGCAACAAGGCTTTTGAATGAAATGGTGGATAACAATATCTcacctaatatttttatatataatagatTGATTGATGCACACTTCAAGGAGGGAATGATTTTTGAAGTTCTAGATATTGTTAACACAATGAGAAAGCAAGGCATTGAGCCTGATGTTGTCACATATAGTATATTGGTTGATGCATATTGCAAGAAGGGAATGATTTCTAAAGCTGAAGATATTGTTGACAGTATGAAAAAGCTAGGCATTGAGCCTGATGTTGTCACATATAACATGTTGGTTAATGCGCATTGCAAGGAGGGAATGGTTCCTAAGCTGAAGATATTGTTGACACGATGA
- the LOC105776153 gene encoding endonuclease III homolog 1, chloroplastic isoform X1 produces the protein MYEVVPRSFSLRFGIGFGLALGGMKSNNKMPKTRFSAKALSSSSSDQNPNPGSGLTNNVSLPQVRVFTRKKRLKKTLDVVKENPKPENEDHNSCSLPDIEEFAYKKVDGPARSGKLKSACDELNVGVSIASPIGVGGKAPANWEKVLEGIRKMRSLEDAPVDTMGCEKAGSVLPPKERRFAVLVSSLLSSQTKDHVTHGAIQRLSQNCLLTPDAIDKADEATIKDLIYPVGFYTRKAINMKKIANICLMKYDGDIPSSLEELLLLPGIGPKMAHLVMNVAWNDVQGICVDTHVHRISNRLGWVSRSGTKQKTSSPEETRVALQQWLPKEEWVPINPLLFEQVGFGQTICTPLRPRCETCSITLFCPSAFKEASSPSKVKKSGAREKL, from the exons ATGTATGAGGTTGTACCAAGGAGTTTTTCACTTCGTTTTGGTATTGGATTTGGATTGGCCTTGGGAGGGATGAAATCGAACAACAAAATGCCAAAAACAAGATTCTCTGCCAAAGCCCTCTCATCTTCTTCTTCGGATCAAAACCCAAACCCAG GTTCTGGATTGACCAACAACGTTTCTTTGCCTCAAGTTCGAGTTTTCACCAGGAAAAAAAGGCTTAAAAAGACACTGGATGTTGTAAAAGAAAATCCCAAACCAGAAAATGAAGACCATAAT TCGTGTAGCTTACCTGACATAGAGGAATTTGCATACAAGAAGGTAGATGGACCTGCTCGGTCAG GGAAGTTGAAGTCCGCATGTGATGAGCTTAATGTGGGCGTCAGTATTGCTTCTCCTATTGGAGTGGGAG GCAAAGCACCTGCCAACTGGGAAAAAGTGCTTGAAGGAATCCGTAAAATGAGGTCCTTAGAAGATGCACCTGTAGACACTATGGGATGTGAGAAAGCCGGAAGTGTTCTTCCACCCAAG GAAAGAAGATTTGCTGTCTTGGTATCATCACTACTATCTAGCCAAACCAAAGATCATGTTACTCATG GAGCAATTCAACGTCTCAGTCAGAATTGTCTTCTGACTCCCGATGCCATTGACAAAGCTGATGAAGCAACTATTAAGGATTTGATCTACCCG gtCGGATTTTATACAAGGAAAGCTATTAATATGAAGAAAATTGCAAATATCTGTCTTATGAAGTATGATGGGGACATTCCAAGCTCCTTGGAGGAACTACTCTTGCTCCCAGGGATAGGCCCGAAGATGGCTCATTTG GTTATGAATGTTGCGTGGAATGATGTTCAAGggatatgtgtagatactcatGTGCACCGCATTTCCAATCGGCTTGGATGGGTGTCTCGATCAGGGACAAAACAG AAAACTTCGTCTCCAGAGGAAACAAGAGTGGCATTGCAACAGTGGCTTCCGAAGGAGGAATGGGTCCCAATTAACCCTCTTTTG TTTGAACAGGTGGGATTTGGACAGACGATTTGTACTCCACTCAGGCCACGGTGTGAAACCTGCAGCATTACGTTGTTTTGCCCATCTGCCTTCAAGGAAGCCTCGAGCCCATCTAAGGTGAAAAAATCTGGTGCTAGGGAAAAgctttga
- the LOC105776153 gene encoding endonuclease III homolog 1, chloroplastic isoform X2 encodes MYEVVPRSFSLRFGIGFGLALGGMKSNNKMPKTRFSAKALSSSSSDQNPNPGSGLTNNVSLPQVRVFTRKKRLKKTLDVVKENPKPENEDHNSCSLPDIEEFAYKKVDGPARSGKLKSACDELNVGVSIASPIGVGGKAPANWEKVLEGIRKMRSLEDAPVDTMGCEKAGSVLPPKERRFAVLVSSLLSSQTKDHVTHGAIQRLSQNCLLTPDAIDKADEATIKDLIYPVGFYTRKAINMKKIANICLMKYDGDIPSSLEELLLLPGIGPKMAHLVMNVAWNDVQGICVDTHVHRISNRLGWVSRSGTKQKTSSPEETRVALQQWLPKEEWVPINPLLVGFGQTICTPLRPRCETCSITLFCPSAFKEASSPSKVKKSGAREKL; translated from the exons ATGTATGAGGTTGTACCAAGGAGTTTTTCACTTCGTTTTGGTATTGGATTTGGATTGGCCTTGGGAGGGATGAAATCGAACAACAAAATGCCAAAAACAAGATTCTCTGCCAAAGCCCTCTCATCTTCTTCTTCGGATCAAAACCCAAACCCAG GTTCTGGATTGACCAACAACGTTTCTTTGCCTCAAGTTCGAGTTTTCACCAGGAAAAAAAGGCTTAAAAAGACACTGGATGTTGTAAAAGAAAATCCCAAACCAGAAAATGAAGACCATAAT TCGTGTAGCTTACCTGACATAGAGGAATTTGCATACAAGAAGGTAGATGGACCTGCTCGGTCAG GGAAGTTGAAGTCCGCATGTGATGAGCTTAATGTGGGCGTCAGTATTGCTTCTCCTATTGGAGTGGGAG GCAAAGCACCTGCCAACTGGGAAAAAGTGCTTGAAGGAATCCGTAAAATGAGGTCCTTAGAAGATGCACCTGTAGACACTATGGGATGTGAGAAAGCCGGAAGTGTTCTTCCACCCAAG GAAAGAAGATTTGCTGTCTTGGTATCATCACTACTATCTAGCCAAACCAAAGATCATGTTACTCATG GAGCAATTCAACGTCTCAGTCAGAATTGTCTTCTGACTCCCGATGCCATTGACAAAGCTGATGAAGCAACTATTAAGGATTTGATCTACCCG gtCGGATTTTATACAAGGAAAGCTATTAATATGAAGAAAATTGCAAATATCTGTCTTATGAAGTATGATGGGGACATTCCAAGCTCCTTGGAGGAACTACTCTTGCTCCCAGGGATAGGCCCGAAGATGGCTCATTTG GTTATGAATGTTGCGTGGAATGATGTTCAAGggatatgtgtagatactcatGTGCACCGCATTTCCAATCGGCTTGGATGGGTGTCTCGATCAGGGACAAAACAG AAAACTTCGTCTCCAGAGGAAACAAGAGTGGCATTGCAACAGTGGCTTCCGAAGGAGGAATGGGTCCCAATTAACCCTCTTTTG GTGGGATTTGGACAGACGATTTGTACTCCACTCAGGCCACGGTGTGAAACCTGCAGCATTACGTTGTTTTGCCCATCTGCCTTCAAGGAAGCCTCGAGCCCATCTAAGGTGAAAAAATCTGGTGCTAGGGAAAAgctttga
- the LOC105776153 gene encoding endonuclease III homolog 1, chloroplastic isoform X3, whose translation MYEVVPRSFSLRFGIGFGLALGGMKSNNKMPKTRFSAKALSSSSSDQNPNPGSGLTNNVSLPQVRVFTRKKRLKKTLDVVKENPKPENEDHNSCSLPDIEEFAYKKVDGPARSGKLKSACDELNVGVSIASPIGVGGKAPANWEKVLEGIRKMRSLEDAPVDTMGCEKAGSVLPPKERRFAVLVSSLLSSQTKDHVTHGAIQRLSQNCLLTPDAIDKADEATIKDLIYPVGFYTRKAINMKKIANICLMKYDGDIPSSLEELLLLPGIGPKMAHLILMCTAFPIGLDGCLDQGQNRKLRLQRKQEWHCNSGFRRRNGSQLTLFCLNRWDLDRRFVLHSGHGVKPAALRCFAHLPSRKPRAHLR comes from the exons ATGTATGAGGTTGTACCAAGGAGTTTTTCACTTCGTTTTGGTATTGGATTTGGATTGGCCTTGGGAGGGATGAAATCGAACAACAAAATGCCAAAAACAAGATTCTCTGCCAAAGCCCTCTCATCTTCTTCTTCGGATCAAAACCCAAACCCAG GTTCTGGATTGACCAACAACGTTTCTTTGCCTCAAGTTCGAGTTTTCACCAGGAAAAAAAGGCTTAAAAAGACACTGGATGTTGTAAAAGAAAATCCCAAACCAGAAAATGAAGACCATAAT TCGTGTAGCTTACCTGACATAGAGGAATTTGCATACAAGAAGGTAGATGGACCTGCTCGGTCAG GGAAGTTGAAGTCCGCATGTGATGAGCTTAATGTGGGCGTCAGTATTGCTTCTCCTATTGGAGTGGGAG GCAAAGCACCTGCCAACTGGGAAAAAGTGCTTGAAGGAATCCGTAAAATGAGGTCCTTAGAAGATGCACCTGTAGACACTATGGGATGTGAGAAAGCCGGAAGTGTTCTTCCACCCAAG GAAAGAAGATTTGCTGTCTTGGTATCATCACTACTATCTAGCCAAACCAAAGATCATGTTACTCATG GAGCAATTCAACGTCTCAGTCAGAATTGTCTTCTGACTCCCGATGCCATTGACAAAGCTGATGAAGCAACTATTAAGGATTTGATCTACCCG gtCGGATTTTATACAAGGAAAGCTATTAATATGAAGAAAATTGCAAATATCTGTCTTATGAAGTATGATGGGGACATTCCAAGCTCCTTGGAGGAACTACTCTTGCTCCCAGGGATAGGCCCGAAGATGGCTCATTTG atactcatGTGCACCGCATTTCCAATCGGCTTGGATGGGTGTCTCGATCAGGGACAAAACAG AAAACTTCGTCTCCAGAGGAAACAAGAGTGGCATTGCAACAGTGGCTTCCGAAGGAGGAATGGGTCCCAATTAACCCTCTTTTG TTTGAACAGGTGGGATTTGGACAGACGATTTGTACTCCACTCAGGCCACGGTGTGAAACCTGCAGCATTACGTTGTTTTGCCCATCTGCCTTCAAGGAAGCCTCGAGCCCATCTAAGGTGA
- the LOC105776153 gene encoding endonuclease III homolog 1, chloroplastic isoform X4 yields the protein MYEVVPRSFSLRFGIGFGLALGGMKSNNKMPKTRFSAKALSSSSSDQNPNPGSGLTNNVSLPQVRVFTRKKRLKKTLDVVKENPKPENEDHNSCSLPDIEEFAYKKVDGPARSGKLKSACDELNVGVSIASPIGVGGKAPANWEKVLEGIRKMRSLEDAPVDTMGCEKAGSVLPPKERRFAVLVSSLLSSQTKDHVTHGAIQRLSQNCLLTPDAIDKADEATIKDLIYPVGFYTRKAINMKKIANICLMKYDGDIPSSLEELLLLPGIGPKMAHLILMCTAFPIGLDGCLDQGQNRKLRLQRKQEWHCNSGFRRRNGSQLTLFWWDLDRRFVLHSGHGVKPAALRCFAHLPSRKPRAHLR from the exons ATGTATGAGGTTGTACCAAGGAGTTTTTCACTTCGTTTTGGTATTGGATTTGGATTGGCCTTGGGAGGGATGAAATCGAACAACAAAATGCCAAAAACAAGATTCTCTGCCAAAGCCCTCTCATCTTCTTCTTCGGATCAAAACCCAAACCCAG GTTCTGGATTGACCAACAACGTTTCTTTGCCTCAAGTTCGAGTTTTCACCAGGAAAAAAAGGCTTAAAAAGACACTGGATGTTGTAAAAGAAAATCCCAAACCAGAAAATGAAGACCATAAT TCGTGTAGCTTACCTGACATAGAGGAATTTGCATACAAGAAGGTAGATGGACCTGCTCGGTCAG GGAAGTTGAAGTCCGCATGTGATGAGCTTAATGTGGGCGTCAGTATTGCTTCTCCTATTGGAGTGGGAG GCAAAGCACCTGCCAACTGGGAAAAAGTGCTTGAAGGAATCCGTAAAATGAGGTCCTTAGAAGATGCACCTGTAGACACTATGGGATGTGAGAAAGCCGGAAGTGTTCTTCCACCCAAG GAAAGAAGATTTGCTGTCTTGGTATCATCACTACTATCTAGCCAAACCAAAGATCATGTTACTCATG GAGCAATTCAACGTCTCAGTCAGAATTGTCTTCTGACTCCCGATGCCATTGACAAAGCTGATGAAGCAACTATTAAGGATTTGATCTACCCG gtCGGATTTTATACAAGGAAAGCTATTAATATGAAGAAAATTGCAAATATCTGTCTTATGAAGTATGATGGGGACATTCCAAGCTCCTTGGAGGAACTACTCTTGCTCCCAGGGATAGGCCCGAAGATGGCTCATTTG atactcatGTGCACCGCATTTCCAATCGGCTTGGATGGGTGTCTCGATCAGGGACAAAACAG AAAACTTCGTCTCCAGAGGAAACAAGAGTGGCATTGCAACAGTGGCTTCCGAAGGAGGAATGGGTCCCAATTAACCCTCTTTTG GTGGGATTTGGACAGACGATTTGTACTCCACTCAGGCCACGGTGTGAAACCTGCAGCATTACGTTGTTTTGCCCATCTGCCTTCAAGGAAGCCTCGAGCCCATCTAAGGTGA
- the LOC105776153 gene encoding endonuclease III homolog 1, chloroplastic isoform X5, which yields MYEVVPRSFSLRFGIGFGLALGGMKSNNKMPKTRFSAKALSSSSSDQNPNPGSGLTNNVSLPQVRVFTRKKRLKKTLDVVKENPKPENEDHNSCSLPDIEEFAYKKVDGPARSGKLKSACDELNVGVSIASPIGVGGKAPANWEKVLEGIRKMRSLEDAPVDTMGCEKAGSVLPPKERRFAVLVSSLLSSQTKDHVTHGAIQRLSQNCLLTPDAIDKADEATIKDLIYPVGFYTRKAINMKKIANICLMKYDGDIPSSLEELLLLPGIGPKMAHLVGGYSCAPHFQSAWMGVSIRDKTENFVSRGNKSGIATVASEGGMGPN from the exons ATGTATGAGGTTGTACCAAGGAGTTTTTCACTTCGTTTTGGTATTGGATTTGGATTGGCCTTGGGAGGGATGAAATCGAACAACAAAATGCCAAAAACAAGATTCTCTGCCAAAGCCCTCTCATCTTCTTCTTCGGATCAAAACCCAAACCCAG GTTCTGGATTGACCAACAACGTTTCTTTGCCTCAAGTTCGAGTTTTCACCAGGAAAAAAAGGCTTAAAAAGACACTGGATGTTGTAAAAGAAAATCCCAAACCAGAAAATGAAGACCATAAT TCGTGTAGCTTACCTGACATAGAGGAATTTGCATACAAGAAGGTAGATGGACCTGCTCGGTCAG GGAAGTTGAAGTCCGCATGTGATGAGCTTAATGTGGGCGTCAGTATTGCTTCTCCTATTGGAGTGGGAG GCAAAGCACCTGCCAACTGGGAAAAAGTGCTTGAAGGAATCCGTAAAATGAGGTCCTTAGAAGATGCACCTGTAGACACTATGGGATGTGAGAAAGCCGGAAGTGTTCTTCCACCCAAG GAAAGAAGATTTGCTGTCTTGGTATCATCACTACTATCTAGCCAAACCAAAGATCATGTTACTCATG GAGCAATTCAACGTCTCAGTCAGAATTGTCTTCTGACTCCCGATGCCATTGACAAAGCTGATGAAGCAACTATTAAGGATTTGATCTACCCG gtCGGATTTTATACAAGGAAAGCTATTAATATGAAGAAAATTGCAAATATCTGTCTTATGAAGTATGATGGGGACATTCCAAGCTCCTTGGAGGAACTACTCTTGCTCCCAGGGATAGGCCCGAAGATGGCTCATTTGGTAGGAGG atactcatGTGCACCGCATTTCCAATCGGCTTGGATGGGTGTCTCGATCAGGGACAAAACAG AAAACTTCGTCTCCAGAGGAAACAAGAGTGGCATTGCAACAGTGGCTTCCGAAGGAGGAATGGGTCCCAATTAA